The Sorangiineae bacterium MSr11367 genome window below encodes:
- a CDS encoding MarR family transcriptional regulator has protein sequence MATQYGAAPRAVLAFITLSIVLDELAEAEAIHFRRHGLSQSRFVLLILLMKAKGQQLTPLEIASGLGVRPATVTGLVAGLEREGLVERRPDTADRRVVLVHLQPKGRSVLENMLPDHLGRISKLCEGLSDADLESLTRTLTLVRDRLDVFRDP, from the coding sequence ATGGCGACCCAGTACGGCGCCGCCCCACGTGCTGTGCTCGCTTTCATCACGCTGAGCATCGTTCTGGATGAGCTCGCTGAGGCGGAAGCCATCCATTTTCGGCGCCACGGCCTCTCGCAATCGCGGTTCGTGCTGCTGATCCTCCTGATGAAGGCGAAGGGCCAGCAGCTGACCCCGCTCGAGATCGCCAGCGGGCTGGGTGTGCGCCCGGCGACCGTCACGGGGCTGGTTGCGGGGCTCGAGCGCGAAGGTTTGGTCGAGCGCCGGCCCGACACCGCCGACCGCCGCGTCGTGCTCGTGCACCTGCAGCCCAAAGGGCGCTCGGTTCTCGAGAATATGCTGCCCGATCACTTGGGGCGCATCTCGAAGCTCTGCGAAGGCTTGAGCGACGCCGACCTGGAATCCCTGACCCGCACCTTGACCTTGGTGCGTGACCGGCTAGACGTTTTCCGTGATCCGTGA
- a CDS encoding AraC family transcriptional regulator: MHPIQRDDLRGGGAPIFVARRRPLDIPRSGAERVTHQFAALEFCTAGRLRMEQPDAWTLEAGEALLVPAGLPHRAIAREGFEAWSLGFCASCFAAEDAGILLGPFERVRAGGSPVVRVPRARHAFLESLFAELQEATEPARYGESRAVAHSLLTLVLYEVERAARAEASPSKPAGIVADALRFIERHCLERITLGDVAAAVGRSRAYVTTALSQTTGRSAVEWIVAGRMAEARRMLLHSDEMVDVIAERVGYADPTHFIRMFRRAHGATPAAWRASKRR, from the coding sequence GTGCACCCGATCCAACGCGATGATCTCCGTGGTGGCGGCGCGCCCATTTTCGTGGCGAGGCGCCGCCCGCTCGACATTCCGCGCTCCGGCGCGGAGCGGGTGACGCACCAGTTCGCAGCCTTGGAGTTCTGCACCGCGGGTCGATTGCGCATGGAGCAGCCCGATGCGTGGACCTTGGAGGCGGGCGAGGCCCTGCTCGTGCCCGCAGGCCTACCGCATCGGGCCATCGCGCGCGAAGGTTTCGAAGCATGGAGCCTTGGCTTCTGCGCGTCATGCTTCGCCGCCGAGGACGCGGGTATCTTGCTCGGTCCCTTCGAGCGCGTGCGCGCGGGAGGCTCACCCGTCGTGCGCGTGCCCCGCGCGCGCCATGCCTTCCTGGAGTCGCTGTTCGCCGAGCTTCAGGAGGCGACCGAGCCCGCACGGTACGGCGAATCGCGCGCCGTGGCGCATAGCCTCTTGACCCTCGTCTTGTACGAGGTCGAGCGTGCTGCCCGCGCGGAGGCAAGCCCCTCGAAGCCCGCGGGCATCGTCGCCGACGCACTCCGTTTCATCGAGCGACACTGCCTGGAGCGCATCACACTGGGCGACGTGGCCGCCGCCGTCGGGCGCAGTCGCGCGTACGTCACCACCGCCCTCTCGCAGACCACCGGCCGCAGCGCCGTCGAGTGGATCGTCGCCGGCCGCATGGCCGAGGCCCGCCGCATGCTGCTCCACTCGGACGAGATGGTCGACGTCATCGCCGAGCGCGTCGGGTACGCGGATCCCACGCACTTCATCCGCATGTTCCGCCGCGCGCACGGCGCCACCCCCGCCGCCTGGCGCGCGTCCAAGCGGCGCTAA
- a CDS encoding tetratricopeptide repeat protein encodes MARSSDVMPSAEGDQDAPLRIGARVGRYVILDWLGAGGMGVVYAAHDPELDRTVALKLLRPSVCRTRPDRGERFLGEARAMARVGHPNVITVFDVGTHGESIFIAMERADGPTLGDWLHAAPRTWQAIVNVFIEAGRGLEAAHDAGLVHRDFKPDNVLIGKDGRARVSDFGLAGSPAGDEDGVTPHPAWTAGGHGTPGYMAPEHAHPDQIDARTDQFSFCVALYEALCGVRPFAGGELGKGPAYGRVPEPPPRVPRRIARAVLRGLSLRKEDRFPSMGALLAVLAPPTRAGRRLVAMGCVALALGIGIPLAMHHRAARPTVCAGTTESKLAGVWDAPVRERVHTAFLATKKPYAEDTWRKTDRILSSWTSSWQAMNTDVCEATHVRHEQSPALMDLRTHCLADELRVMKARTATLATADAKTLHRAVESVLTLPGVDACADGRALLTKEPPPADPIVRARLDDIGDRVAQAGALEKAGNYARALEIVTAAVRDAGTLGYPPLLAEALGYQGNIQMERGEDAPAVASFYSSIEAAEIGRDDLGKARALVALLWVVGDHQARFEDARRIAQLAQAAVERAGGDSELRARLAAARHSIFFGEGNYEEARRLGDEAVALWTKARGADYFEVAISLNNAALADRRLGDLAGTLAKREKAWNILQRAIGERHPKTGIVQGNVAVSLADVRRFDEAAAVAEQARDIVSEALRPDHPQVAAIEDTMATIRFEQGRYADALPHALRSAEIMEAELGPEHPDLAEARNTVGRIENRLGKLAEALRLHQRALVVWERLNGTSTGFANTLQYLGEDWLASGRPGEAIAPLERALSLRSAPDRRQDDCAETRFTLARALAGAHRNSGRVRTLAEEALSYYERAPGRNRDRDEVAAFLRTVRQATSP; translated from the coding sequence TTGGCGCGATCCTCCGACGTCATGCCCTCGGCGGAGGGCGACCAGGATGCGCCGCTCCGGATCGGGGCCCGCGTCGGGCGGTACGTGATTCTCGATTGGCTGGGGGCGGGCGGCATGGGCGTGGTGTACGCGGCGCACGATCCCGAATTGGATCGAACCGTTGCCTTGAAGCTATTGCGCCCGAGCGTCTGCCGCACCCGGCCCGATCGGGGCGAAAGGTTCCTTGGCGAGGCACGCGCCATGGCCCGCGTGGGGCACCCGAACGTCATCACCGTCTTCGATGTGGGCACCCACGGCGAGAGCATTTTCATCGCCATGGAACGCGCCGACGGCCCCACCCTCGGCGACTGGCTGCATGCCGCCCCGCGCACGTGGCAGGCCATCGTGAACGTGTTCATCGAGGCCGGCCGCGGCCTGGAGGCGGCGCACGACGCGGGGCTGGTGCACCGCGATTTCAAACCCGACAATGTGCTCATTGGCAAAGATGGGCGCGCCCGGGTGAGCGACTTCGGCCTCGCGGGCTCGCCCGCCGGCGACGAGGACGGGGTCACTCCTCATCCGGCGTGGACGGCGGGAGGGCACGGCACGCCGGGGTACATGGCGCCCGAACACGCGCACCCGGACCAGATCGACGCGCGCACCGACCAATTCAGCTTTTGCGTGGCACTCTACGAGGCGCTCTGCGGCGTCCGTCCCTTCGCAGGCGGCGAGCTGGGGAAAGGGCCGGCGTACGGCCGCGTCCCCGAACCGCCCCCGCGCGTGCCCCGGCGCATCGCGCGCGCCGTCCTGCGCGGGCTTTCGCTGCGCAAGGAAGACCGCTTCCCATCCATGGGCGCGCTGCTCGCGGTCCTCGCGCCGCCAACCCGCGCGGGCCGGCGGCTGGTGGCCATGGGATGCGTGGCCCTGGCCCTGGGGATCGGTATTCCCTTGGCGATGCACCATCGCGCGGCGCGCCCCACGGTTTGCGCGGGCACCACGGAGTCGAAGCTCGCGGGCGTATGGGACGCCCCCGTGCGCGAGCGCGTGCACACCGCATTTCTGGCGACGAAGAAGCCTTATGCGGAGGATACCTGGCGCAAGACGGACCGCATCCTGTCGTCCTGGACGTCGTCCTGGCAGGCCATGAATACCGACGTTTGCGAGGCCACGCACGTGCGCCACGAGCAGTCGCCGGCGTTGATGGATCTGCGCACGCACTGCCTCGCCGACGAACTCCGCGTGATGAAAGCGCGGACCGCCACATTGGCCACCGCCGATGCGAAAACGCTGCACCGCGCCGTGGAATCCGTGCTCACCCTGCCGGGCGTGGACGCATGCGCCGACGGGCGCGCGCTCTTGACGAAGGAGCCGCCACCGGCCGATCCCATCGTGCGGGCACGCCTCGACGACATCGGCGATCGGGTGGCGCAAGCCGGGGCGCTGGAGAAAGCCGGCAACTACGCGCGGGCGCTGGAGATCGTGACCGCCGCCGTGCGCGATGCGGGGACCTTGGGCTATCCGCCCCTGCTCGCCGAGGCCCTCGGGTACCAGGGGAATATCCAAATGGAGCGTGGGGAGGACGCCCCGGCCGTCGCCAGCTTCTATTCGTCCATCGAGGCCGCCGAGATCGGTCGCGACGATCTCGGCAAGGCGCGCGCGCTCGTGGCTCTGCTGTGGGTCGTGGGCGATCATCAGGCGCGGTTCGAGGACGCGCGGCGCATTGCCCAGTTGGCCCAGGCGGCCGTCGAACGCGCTGGGGGCGATTCGGAGCTTCGCGCCCGTCTCGCCGCCGCACGGCATTCCATTTTCTTCGGCGAGGGCAACTACGAAGAAGCGCGGCGCCTCGGCGACGAGGCCGTGGCACTTTGGACCAAGGCTCGGGGCGCGGACTATTTCGAAGTGGCCATTTCGTTGAACAATGCGGCCCTGGCCGATCGACGCCTCGGCGATCTCGCAGGAACGCTGGCCAAAAGGGAAAAGGCCTGGAACATCCTGCAGCGCGCGATCGGGGAACGGCATCCGAAAACGGGTATCGTCCAAGGCAATGTGGCCGTCTCCCTCGCGGATGTGCGCCGCTTCGACGAGGCCGCCGCCGTGGCCGAGCAAGCGCGCGACATCGTCAGCGAAGCGCTGCGGCCCGATCACCCGCAGGTGGCCGCCATCGAGGACACGATGGCCACGATTCGTTTCGAACAAGGTCGCTATGCCGACGCGCTTCCCCACGCGCTGCGCTCCGCGGAGATCATGGAGGCCGAACTCGGGCCCGAGCACCCCGATCTGGCCGAGGCGCGCAACACCGTCGGGCGGATCGAGAACCGGCTCGGAAAACTCGCCGAGGCGTTGCGGCTGCACCAGCGTGCGCTGGTCGTCTGGGAGCGATTGAATGGCACGAGCACCGGATTTGCCAACACGCTGCAATACCTCGGTGAGGATTGGCTCGCGTCCGGTCGTCCGGGCGAGGCCATTGCTCCGCTGGAACGCGCGCTGAGCCTGCGAAGTGCACCGGACCGACGCCAAGACGATTGTGCCGAAACGCGATTCACACTCGCCCGCGCATTGGCGGGGGCACACCGCAATTCAGGCCGGGTGCGCACGTTGGCCGAAGAGGCTCTGTCGTATTACGAGAGAGCGCCAGGCCGCAATCGCGACCGCGACGAAGTCGCTGCGTTCTTGCGGACAGTGCGCCAGGCGACATCGCCATAA
- a CDS encoding diguanylate cyclase produces the protein MSEIRLVAAPAMNIPLKVLVVDDHAAFRDALQELIEGFGHECRVARDGQEAWEMLENEPADVVLSDWQMPRMNGVELCRSIRKADGEGRYTYFVVLTGMTDKARFLRAMEAGADGCYAKGCDPNEVRAHLISAGRLVGLHRRAYQAARTDALTQIANRLRLDEDLNAVWSHAKRYRRSCSLAIADIDGFKNYNDHFGHLAGDDALRRIARTLRQEVREVDTVYRYGGEEFLLLLPEQSLASTKLAMDRVREVVEKLAIPSPSARGVVTVSVGVAELNLATDADPSAWIHRADGALYRAKALGRNRVEVDAR, from the coding sequence ATGTCCGAGATTCGCTTGGTCGCTGCACCGGCGATGAATATTCCATTGAAGGTACTCGTCGTCGACGACCACGCTGCCTTCCGCGACGCATTGCAGGAGCTGATCGAAGGCTTCGGACACGAGTGCCGCGTAGCCCGAGACGGCCAGGAAGCCTGGGAAATGCTGGAGAACGAGCCGGCCGATGTCGTATTGAGCGATTGGCAGATGCCGCGTATGAATGGGGTGGAACTTTGCCGCTCCATTCGCAAAGCCGACGGTGAAGGCCGCTACACGTATTTCGTCGTTTTGACGGGAATGACCGACAAGGCGCGTTTTCTGCGCGCCATGGAGGCGGGGGCGGACGGATGTTACGCGAAGGGATGCGACCCCAACGAGGTGCGCGCCCACTTGATTTCCGCGGGACGCCTCGTCGGCCTTCACCGACGTGCGTACCAGGCTGCGCGGACGGATGCGCTGACCCAGATCGCGAATCGTTTGCGTTTGGACGAGGATTTGAACGCGGTTTGGTCGCACGCCAAGCGTTACCGGCGCAGCTGCTCCTTGGCCATCGCCGACATCGACGGGTTCAAGAATTACAACGATCACTTCGGTCACCTCGCCGGCGACGACGCGCTCCGTCGGATTGCGCGCACGTTGCGCCAAGAGGTCCGCGAGGTGGACACCGTCTATCGTTACGGCGGCGAAGAGTTCTTGCTGCTGCTCCCGGAGCAGTCGCTGGCGTCGACGAAGCTGGCCATGGATCGCGTGCGCGAGGTCGTCGAAAAGCTGGCCATCCCGAGTCCCTCGGCGCGGGGCGTGGTGACGGTGAGCGTCGGTGTGGCGGAGTTGAACCTCGCCACCGACGCAGACCCTTCGGCATGGATCCATCGCGCCGATGGCGCGCTCTATCGTGCAAAGGCGCTCGGGCGCAACCGCGTCGAGGTCGACGCGCGATGA
- a CDS encoding alpha-N-acetylglucosaminidase C-terminal domain-containing protein, with protein sequence MDTAAWFARWAHLRYGGADPHAAAAWEALRTSAFAMSGEDRWSEPHDGLSRTLLPKIDAAFRAKDAAAFAKLTETWLRLMDRLEAVTRTDRRFLLGPIVAHASRAAVGRAEREQLEYDLRSLYTVWGTRTASEAGLHDYANRELSGLIEGLYRPRWQRYFEELSSALAENRAPRAMDWYAMEESWARTHEELPTAPSGSPFEAAQAALDALTQE encoded by the coding sequence GTGGACACGGCGGCGTGGTTCGCGCGGTGGGCGCACCTGCGCTATGGCGGCGCCGATCCGCATGCGGCGGCGGCGTGGGAGGCGCTGCGCACGTCGGCGTTCGCCATGTCCGGAGAGGACCGCTGGAGTGAGCCGCACGATGGTCTAAGCCGCACGCTGTTGCCGAAAATCGACGCGGCCTTCCGTGCAAAGGACGCCGCGGCGTTCGCGAAGCTCACCGAAACGTGGCTTCGCTTGATGGACCGCCTCGAAGCGGTCACCCGCACCGATCGGCGCTTCCTGCTCGGGCCCATCGTCGCCCACGCCTCGCGCGCGGCCGTGGGGCGTGCGGAGCGCGAGCAGCTCGAATACGATCTTCGTAGTTTGTATACCGTCTGGGGGACGCGGACGGCCTCCGAGGCGGGGCTCCACGATTACGCCAACCGCGAGCTCTCTGGGTTGATCGAGGGGCTCTATCGGCCTCGATGGCAGCGGTACTTCGAAGAACTGTCCAGCGCGCTCGCCGAGAATCGTGCACCGCGTGCGATGGATTGGTACGCCATGGAGGAGTCCTGGGCACGCACGCACGAGGAGCTGCCCACGGCCCCGAGCGGCTCGCCGTTCGAGGCCGCGCAGGCGGCGTTGGACGCGCTCACGCAGGAGTGA
- a CDS encoding GFA family protein, whose product MNRMLAGKCFCGAVHYAVADAFLYAANCHCSNCRRTTGSAFKPFAGIERDKLRVTQGGDHLALFGEVDANDTHCTTCGSLLYSVVRDGQFVHVPMGTLVDDPTIRPTHHIFVGSKAPWFTITDTLPQYEGHVPHQD is encoded by the coding sequence ATGAACCGCATGCTCGCCGGCAAATGCTTTTGCGGCGCCGTGCACTATGCGGTGGCCGACGCATTCCTCTACGCGGCCAATTGCCACTGTTCCAATTGTCGGCGAACGACGGGGTCGGCGTTCAAGCCCTTCGCCGGCATCGAGCGCGACAAGCTTCGCGTCACCCAGGGTGGAGACCACCTCGCCCTCTTCGGCGAGGTGGATGCGAACGATACGCACTGCACGACGTGCGGCTCGTTGCTTTACTCCGTCGTCCGCGATGGCCAATTCGTGCACGTTCCCATGGGCACCTTGGTGGACGACCCCACCATTCGTCCGACGCACCACATCTTCGTGGGCTCCAAGGCACCCTGGTTCACCATCACGGATACGTTGCCGCAATACGAGGGGCACGTGCCCCATCAGGACTAG
- a CDS encoding DHA2 family efflux MFS transporter permease subunit, producing MSQANAVPDEGWHPGHNPMLIALTVTMATFMEVLDTSIANVALPHMAGNLSVSQAQSTWVLTAYLVSNAVILPISGWISARIGRKRFYMSCVALFTISSFLCGIAPNLGSLIFFRVLQGIGGGGLGPSEQSILADTFPRAKHGMAFAIYGMAVVLAPAIGPTLGGFITDNYSWRWVFFINVPVGIVSMILTNKMVVDPPWIAQKKSTPVPIDIAGLTLITVGLGSLEVVLDKGQEEDWFHSPFICGFALVSVVSLVALVLWELRTKHPIIDVRLFKDRTFAVACGMMFMLGLSLFATTLLLPQFTQVMLGYSAQQAGMALSPGAVLVICLMPFVGKTVSKSDPRKMIAFGFFVLSMAMFYMSHRLYLGIDFKHAMLFRVYQAFGLAFLFVPINTLAFSSVPPAKSNAVSGLINLSRNMGGDMGIALVTTMLARSAQVHQAELTTHTTLFDAPFRDRLAGITAALQAAGTSAADATLKAYRAIYGTVLGQAQTMAYMDVLYILACGTVLMVPLTFFMKRARGPANMGH from the coding sequence ATGAGCCAGGCGAACGCGGTGCCGGACGAGGGCTGGCACCCGGGGCACAACCCGATGTTGATTGCCCTCACGGTCACCATGGCCACGTTCATGGAGGTGCTCGACACGAGCATCGCCAACGTGGCCCTGCCCCACATGGCGGGCAACCTCTCGGTGAGCCAAGCGCAGAGCACGTGGGTGCTCACGGCGTACCTCGTATCGAACGCCGTGATTCTGCCGATCAGCGGATGGATCTCCGCCCGCATCGGCCGAAAACGCTTCTACATGTCGTGCGTCGCGCTCTTCACGATTAGCTCGTTCCTGTGCGGCATCGCGCCCAATCTCGGGTCGCTCATCTTCTTTCGCGTCCTGCAGGGCATCGGCGGCGGCGGGCTCGGGCCGAGCGAACAATCGATTTTGGCCGATACGTTTCCCCGCGCCAAACACGGTATGGCCTTTGCCATTTATGGCATGGCCGTGGTGCTGGCGCCGGCCATCGGCCCCACCCTCGGCGGGTTCATCACCGACAATTATTCGTGGCGTTGGGTCTTCTTCATCAATGTGCCCGTGGGCATCGTGTCGATGATCCTGACCAACAAGATGGTGGTCGACCCGCCATGGATCGCCCAGAAAAAGAGCACGCCCGTCCCCATCGACATTGCGGGGCTGACGCTCATCACCGTGGGGCTGGGAAGCCTGGAGGTCGTCCTCGACAAAGGGCAGGAAGAAGATTGGTTCCATTCGCCCTTCATCTGCGGCTTTGCCCTGGTCTCCGTCGTTTCGCTGGTGGCCCTGGTCCTGTGGGAGCTCAGAACGAAGCATCCGATCATCGACGTACGGCTTTTCAAAGATCGCACGTTCGCCGTGGCCTGCGGCATGATGTTCATGCTCGGTTTGTCGCTGTTCGCGACGACGTTGCTTCTTCCGCAGTTCACCCAAGTGATGCTCGGTTACTCGGCGCAGCAGGCGGGTATGGCGTTGTCCCCGGGCGCGGTGTTGGTCATCTGCCTGATGCCCTTCGTCGGGAAGACGGTCTCCAAGAGCGACCCACGAAAGATGATTGCGTTCGGCTTCTTCGTGCTCTCCATGGCGATGTTCTACATGTCCCATCGGCTTTATCTGGGCATCGATTTCAAGCATGCGATGCTCTTTCGCGTGTATCAGGCCTTCGGGCTCGCATTCCTCTTCGTGCCCATCAACACGCTGGCCTTTTCGTCCGTTCCGCCCGCAAAGAGCAATGCGGTGTCGGGCCTCATCAATCTATCGCGCAACATGGGCGGCGACATGGGCATCGCGCTGGTGACCACGATGCTGGCCCGGAGCGCCCAGGTGCATCAGGCGGAGTTGACCACGCACACGACCCTGTTCGATGCGCCGTTCCGCGACCGCTTGGCGGGCATCACCGCCGCCCTGCAGGCCGCGGGGACGAGCGCGGCCGATGCCACGCTCAAGGCCTACCGCGCGATTTACGGCACCGTGCTCGGGCAGGCGCAAACGATGGCGTACATGGACGTGCTCTACATCTTGGCGTGCGGCACGGTACTGATGGTCCCGCTCACGTTTTTCATGAAGCGCGCCCGGGGCCCGGCCAACATGGGGCACTAA
- a CDS encoding HlyD family secretion protein has translation MDIDSTMPATAPAVHTPAAEASSPPKKRRIALGVTALVVAASAAYWYRGTFYEETDNAQVDGYISNVASRVAGTVVAVHVDDNQAVTAGQALVELDPKDLRVAVAQAKASLAQAEAQLRAEEPSVAITETTNATLVATTTSDVASGRAGVAEALRSVAQAEAQLKQGEANYKLAQLDLERAERLYQTGAVAKAEYDSKKAAADAQTANVQALRETVDVTRRRVEDQTARARAAGSRAREATVNASPQLEAKRATVALRQANVEANKAALEQAELNLSYAKIPAPAGGVIGKRSVNVGDRVNIGQQLLALAQTDKVWVTANFRETQVTRMHPGQHVKVYVDALDQHFEGEVESLAAATGSRYSILPPENATGNYVKVVQRLPVRIRLLPGQQGLERLRPGMSVEPEVRVK, from the coding sequence ATGGACATCGACTCTACCATGCCCGCCACGGCGCCCGCCGTTCACACCCCCGCTGCCGAGGCATCCTCGCCGCCGAAAAAACGCCGTATCGCGCTGGGAGTGACCGCCCTGGTCGTGGCGGCGTCGGCCGCGTACTGGTACCGCGGCACCTTCTACGAGGAGACCGACAACGCGCAGGTCGACGGGTACATCTCCAACGTCGCGTCGCGCGTGGCCGGCACGGTGGTGGCGGTTCACGTCGACGACAACCAGGCGGTGACGGCGGGCCAGGCACTCGTGGAGCTGGACCCGAAGGATCTGCGCGTGGCGGTCGCCCAAGCGAAAGCCTCGCTGGCACAAGCCGAGGCGCAGCTCCGCGCCGAAGAGCCCTCCGTGGCCATCACCGAAACGACGAACGCCACGCTGGTGGCCACCACGACGAGCGACGTGGCCTCCGGGCGCGCGGGCGTGGCGGAGGCCCTGCGCTCGGTCGCGCAGGCGGAGGCGCAGTTGAAGCAGGGTGAGGCCAATTACAAGCTTGCCCAGCTCGATCTGGAACGCGCCGAGCGGCTCTACCAAACGGGGGCCGTGGCCAAGGCCGAATACGACAGCAAAAAGGCGGCTGCCGATGCCCAGACGGCGAACGTGCAGGCGTTGCGCGAAACGGTGGACGTGACCCGGCGCCGGGTCGAGGACCAAACGGCGCGCGCGCGGGCCGCCGGCAGCCGCGCCCGCGAAGCGACGGTGAATGCGTCGCCGCAGCTCGAGGCGAAGCGCGCCACGGTGGCCCTGCGGCAGGCGAACGTGGAGGCCAACAAGGCCGCGCTGGAGCAGGCGGAGCTCAATTTGAGCTACGCGAAGATCCCGGCGCCGGCGGGCGGCGTCATTGGAAAGCGCTCGGTCAACGTCGGCGATCGCGTGAACATCGGCCAGCAGCTGCTCGCGCTTGCGCAGACCGACAAGGTGTGGGTCACCGCCAACTTCCGCGAGACGCAGGTCACGCGCATGCACCCCGGACAACACGTGAAGGTGTACGTCGATGCACTCGACCAGCACTTCGAGGGCGAGGTGGAAAGCCTCGCTGCCGCCACGGGCTCCCGCTACAGCATTTTGCCGCCCGAGAATGCCACGGGCAACTACGTCAAAGTCGTTCAGCGGCTGCCGGTGCGCATTCGCTTGCTGCCGGGTCAGCAGGGCCTCGAGCGGCTGCGGCCGGGCATGTCGGTGGAGCCCGAGGTCCGCGTCAAATGA